One window of Trichoderma breve strain T069 chromosome 3, whole genome shotgun sequence genomic DNA carries:
- a CDS encoding FAD binding domain-containing protein, translating into MASITAGPEFHDAPPPGFSSASIIEQDAPALLGLHHEAPQLHIYTASNADYEALNRVNDRSVTILPVATNGLTLAIRNSGVDQGGRNLAFGPKDVSLDVRSMDKIVLSADRREATIEGGVIGGKLLKFLDDHGLTTPTAFSSAVGYVGWACGGGYSSLNGIMGLGVDNILGGRVVLADGRIMDTDEAGCDPDLLWALRGGGAGLVGVVTSLRVRVHRRPDCLAGNIIFPLTEAPQIARQLNELYAWKKPSKFAGDVAVIDPTGDGAIFAFLFFWALDEDRSDLEEAKDYLERVLKFGTVIANTAEETTPHKFLVSITQPPLYGDLIHFRLTASVPNWSEELGRIISEPMPTPSALIIMHDSHGAGTRASGSTAVDSAVFSNREPHLMFGFFAAAPSNDQEGLEKSKAWAYRLVEKVTKAGLAMPTRYINFTHPLKGDGFGYYGAQGLIRIKAVKGRLDPLNLFSKNTPDLAETLSA; encoded by the exons ATGGCATCTATCACCGCTGGCCCCGAATTTCATGATGCACCTCCCCCAGgcttctcttcagcatcaataATTGAACAAGATGCGCCAGCCCTTCTTGGATTGCATCACGAAGCCCCCCAACTCCACATCTACACAGCATCCAATGCTGATTACGAGGCCCTGAACAGAGTCAACGATAGATCTGTCACAATTCTCCCTGTAGCTACT AACGGCCTGACTTTGGCTATTCGAAACTCAGGTGTTGATCAAGGCGGCCGGAATCTTGCCTTTGGGCCTAAAGATGTCTCGCTCGATGTTCGCTCAATGGACAAAATAGTCCTTTCTGCAGATAGGCGCGAAGCAACTATTGAAGGAGGCGTGATAGGCGGGAAGTTGCTGAAGTTTCTGGACGATCATGGCCTCACGACGCCCACAGCCTTTTCTTCCGCGGTTGGTTACGTTGGTTGGGCCTGTGGTGGTGGCTATAGCTCGTTGAATGGTATAATGGGCTTAGGCGTGGATAACATCCTTGGGGGAAGAGTTGTATTGGCCGATGGGAGAATCATGGACACAGACGAAGCCGGCTGTGACCCCGATCTACTGTGGGCGCTTCGTGGTGGCGGCGCTGGTCTTGTTGGAGTGGTCACATCTCTTCGTGTTCGTGTGCACCGCCGCCCAGATTGTTTGGCGGGTAATATCATCTTCCCGTTGACAGAAGCGCCTCAAATCGCCCGGCAACTGAATGAACTATATGCATGGAAGAAACCTAGCAAGTTTGCGGGCGATGTTGCTGTCATCGATCCAACTGGGGACGGCGCTATATTTGCATTTCTATTCTTCTGGGCTCTGGACGAGGACCGCAGCGACCTCGAGGAAGCAAAAGACTACCTCGAGCGTGTCCTCAAGTTTGGAACCGTTATAGCCAATACGGCCGAAGAAA CAACCCCTCACAAATTTCTAGTGTCAATTACCCAACCTCCACTTTACGGCGATCTCATACATTTTCGACTGACAGCTTCAGTACCCAACTGGTCAGAAGAGCTGGGGCGCATCATATCAGAGCCAATGCCAACGCCTTCAGCATTAATTATTATGCATGACAGTCACGGTGCTGGAACGCGGGCGTCTGGCTCTACTGCCGTGGACAGCGCTGTCTTTTCAAACCGTGAGCCGCATTTGATGTTCGGGTTCTTCGCAGCAGCACCCTCAAATGATCAAGAGGGGCTGGAGAAATCCAAAGCATGGGCATACAGATTGGTTGAAAAGGTAACAAAAGCAGGACTTGCTATGCCAACTCGCTACATCAACTTCACCCACCCCCTGAAAGGCGACGGATTTGGCTATTACGGAGCGCAGGGATTGATTCGCATCAAGGCAGTTAAAGGTCGGCTTGATCCCTTGAACCTGTTTAGTAAAAATACGCCAGACCTGGCCGAGACACTGAGTGCTTGA
- a CDS encoding zinc-binding dehydrogenase domain-containing protein has protein sequence MHDLKSIPTKAYVVEKKGAPFVLQDILLDEIQSHEVLVEILYTGLCHTDIVVQHGGMPVGGYPAILGHEGVGVVRKIGLGVSNRSILPGDIVILSFHACQQCRYCREGKLGSCTHGTPVFAQFFGQSSLSKLMIVPESSVVKAGLCLEDNLSCLPSLSCGYLTGAGTVFNALQPKQSDTIAVVGMGAVGFAALMAARALGVAQIIAVDIVDEKLQMATSLGATHTINSSAFQDINEGIRSIFPDGVDMIVEATGIAILAEASVKALAHGGTLALVGALPPDADLKINGLDVLTSCKKIVGVIEGSSNPHEMIPRLVELYKQGKFPVDKLSKVYPAEQLDQALEDLKTGKVIKPVLSWESVASSE, from the exons ATGCACGACCTCAAGAGCATTCCGACAAAGGCTTACGTTGTTGAGAAGAAAGGCGCTCCGTTTGTTCTCCAAGATATTTTACTAGACGAAATACAGAGCCATGAGGTTCTTGTGGAGATCTTGTATACCGGCCTATGCCATACG GATATCGTGGTTCAACATGGTGGCATGCCCGTTGGTGGCTATCCTGCCATTCTAGGCCACGAAGGTGTTGGAGTGGTGCGCAAAATTGGATTGGGTGTTTCTAATCGAAGTATACTCCCTGgtgacatcgtcatcctATCGTTCCATGCATGCCAACAATGTCGATATTGCCGAGAGGGGAAGCTTGGAAGTTGTACCC ATGGAACGCCGGTATTTGCGCAATTTTTTGGACAGTCATCTTTGAGCAAGTTGATGATAGTTCCAGAGAGCTCTGTGGTGAAAGCCGGGTTGTGTCTTGAAGACAACCTCTCCTGCTTGCCATCGTTATCATGCGGCTATCTGACTGGAGCAGGAACGGTATTTAATGCATTGCAACCGAAGCAATCCGACACGATTGCAGTCGTTGGTATGGGCGCTGTGGGATTTGCTGCTTTGATGGCGGCTCGAGCGCTTGGAGTCGCGCAGATTATAGCTGTCGATATTGTTGATGAAAAGCTTCAAATGGCGACTAGCCTTGGAGCCACTCATACCATCAACTCTAGCGCATTCCAGGACATCAACGAGGGCATCCGAAGTATCTTCCCGGACGGAGTTGACATGATAGTCGAGGCAACAGGAATAGCCATTCTCGCAGAAGCATCAGTGAAAGCGCTGGCCCATGGGGGAACATTGGCTCTTGTTGGCGCGCTACCGCCAGACGCCGATCTCAAGATCAACGGACTGGACGTGTTGACCTCCTGCAAGAAGATTGTAGGCGTTATTGAAGGATCTTCAAATCCTCACGAG ATGATTCCGCGGCTTGTTGAGTTGTACAAGCAGGGCAAATTTCCTGTGGACAAACTGTCCAAAGTCTATCCAGCCGAACAATTGGATCAAGCTTTGGAGGATCTGAAGACTGGAAAG GTGATTAAGCCAGTTTTGTCGTGGGAAAGCGTGGCATCTTCTGaatga
- a CDS encoding pyridine nucleotide-disulfide oxidoreductase domain-containing protein, translating into MRHMPNPRVFTCSLCRAKPDARRQRVVILGSGWAGYTFSRTLDPTKYERIVISPRSYFVFTPLLASTSVGTLEFRAVLEPVRRLPGGVRFHQGWADEVDFSRKVVRVEANAPLRGELFDVAYDKLVIAVGAYSQTFGIQGVREHAHFLRDVGDARRIRLRVLSLFEQCSYPTRPDNKDGSVATNPLSEEDKRSLLHFVIVGGGPTGIEFAAELHDLIHEDLKAMYPELIPLVRITVYDIAPKVLPMFDQALANYAMEHFARQGIQVRTEHHLERVRVADGDLGRAHGGLSIKIKEYGDEEVNAGLVVWSTGLMQNPFVEQVDQKTGGIVTDRYLRARITNDHDTSIGTADAVLPDVFVIGDCAVMESDRSLPKTAQVASQQAGHLAKQLNKSTQTSSNPTDVSNAWKPFKFRNWGTLTYLGGWKAIHQSSADELRGWVAWIVWRGAYLTRSMSVRNKLMVPVYWFVSWVFGRDISRF; encoded by the exons ATGCGACACATGCCGAACCCACGCGTATTCACATGCTCGTTATGTCGGGCCAAGCCCG ATGCTAGGAGGCAGCGGGTTGTGATACTGGGCTCCGGATGGGCGGGATATACCTTTTCTCGCACCCTCGATCCTACCAAGTACGAGCGGATTGTCATTTCACCTCGCAGTTACTTTGTCTTCACGCCGCTGCTGGCTTCGACATCAGTTGGCACACTGGAATTCCGAGCAGTGCTTGAACCTGTCCGCCGTCTACCAGGAGGCGTACGCTTCCATCAAGGATGGGCCGACGAGGTGGACTTTTCTCGCAAAGTTGTTCGTGTCGAGGCCAATGCT CCGCTTAGAGGGGAGTTATTCGACGTCGCGTACGACAAGCTTGTCATTGCAGTCGGCGCCTATAGCCAGACTTTTGGCATCCAAGGCGTTCGAGAACACGCACACTTCCTGCGCGATGTAGGTGATGCGCGACGGATTCGGCTTCGGGTGCTCTCGCTCTTCGAACAATGCTCGTATCCGACTCGTCCGGACAACAAAGACGGCAGTGTAGCGACGAACCCGCTCTCCGAGGAAGACAAACGATCCCTGCTTCACTTCGTCATCGTGGGTGGCGGTCCAACAGGAATTGAGTTCGCCGCAGAGCTACACGACCTGATCCATGAGGACCTGAAAGCTATGTACCCAGAGCTAATACCGCTAGTGCGTATCACTGTCTATGATATCGCGCCCAAAGTGCTACCTATGTTCGATCAAGCGCTGGCAAACTATGCCATGGAACATTTTGCACGACAGGGAATCCAGGTCCGGACAGAACACCATCTCGAGCGTGTAAGAGTGGCTGACGGAGATCTTGGACGAGCACACGGCGGGCtcagcatcaagatcaaagaGTATGGCGACGAAGAGGTCAACGCCGGGTTAGTGGTCTGGAGTACCGGGTTGATGCAGAACCCATTTGTTGAGCAAGTG GACCAAAAGACGGGTGGTATAGTCACAGACCGTTATCTGCGTGCTCGTATAACCAATGATCACGATACCTCCATTGGTACAGCAGATGCCGTCCTACCGGATGTCTTTGTAATTGGTGATTGCGCCGTAATGGAGAGCGACCGGTCACTACCCAAAACAGCACAAGTAGCCTCCCAGCAAGCAGGACATCTCGCAAAGCAACTCAACAAAAGCACTCAAACTTCTTCAAACCCTACCGACGTCAGCAACGCTTGGAAGCCTTTCAAATTCCGCAACTGGGGCACATTGACGTACCTCGGCGGGTGGAAGGCGATACACCAGAGCTCTGCCGACGAGCTACGCGGGTGGGTTGCTTGGATTGTATGGCGAGGAGCCTATTTGACGAGAAGTATGAGTGTGCGGAATAAGCTGATGGTGCCTGTGTATTGGTTCGTGTCTTGGGTGTTTGGGCGAGACATTTCACGATTCTAA
- a CDS encoding major facilitator superfamily domain-containing protein → MTGETVEKKENLALEQTPTLGGAEKGEIVEIDADEALNAVAGLDTAALQIDEETERRLLRKIDLNLMPLMCIVYGLNYLDKTTLSYASIMGLKDDLKLVGDNYQWLSSLFYFGYLGWEFPTNRLLQRLPLAKYSAFNIIMWGIVLSLFATTENFGGAVVIRLFLGIFEAAVTPGFALFVSQWYTKKEQGLRTGIWFSFNGWAQIFGGLVAYGFAHGASTYGFSIAPWKAIFVFTGVLTSTVGIVFLFIMPDNQLNARFLTKEERVLAIQRIKVNEQGIGNKHFKWYQVKEALLDPAIWGFVFYALVADIPNGGISNFFSQLIVSFGYTPQQSLLYGTPGGAVEVVALLLCGYLGDRLGSRILVCMSGLVVAMIGVIMIVAIPLDKPAGRLAGYYLTQASPTPFVALLSLISTNVAGWTKKTTVAAMYLVAYCVGNIIGPQTFRPSDAPEYRPAEITILVCWAACLVDLVFIWWYYRRQNLKKSLLRADPSYTRIENQEFLDMTDKENPEFNYSL, encoded by the exons ATGACTGGTGAAACggtggaaaagaaagaaaacctCGCCCTGGAGCAAACCCCAACGCTGGGGGGAGCTGAGAAGGGAGAAattgttgagattgatgccgATGAAGCCCTCAATGCCGTTGCCGGCTTGGATACGGCCGCCTTGCAAATTGATGAGGAGACGGAGCGGCGTTTGTTGCGCAAAATTGACCTGAACCTCATGCCT CTTATGTGTATTGTTTACGGCCTCAACTACCTTGATA AAACCACACTGTCGTACGCGAGCATCATGGGTCTGAAAGATGACCTCAAACTTGTTGGCGATAACTATCAGTGGCTGTCGAGTTTGTTCTACTTTG GGTATCTTGGTTGGGAATTTCCGACAAATCGTCTGTTGCAACGACTTCCTTTGGCCAAATACTCCgccttcaacatcatcatgtgGGGAATTGTCCTTTCCCTCTTTGCTACTACAGAGAATTTCGGAGGAGCTGTTGTCattcgcctctttttgggAATATTTGAGGCTGCTGTGACTCCTGGGTTCGCTCTGTTTGTATCCCAA TGGTATACTAAAAAGGAACAAGGCCTTCGAACCGGCATCTGGTTCAGTTTCAATGGCTGG GCTCAGatttttggtggtttggtaGCGTATGGCTTCGCTCACGGCGCCTCGACCTATGGCTTCTCAATCGCCCCGTGGAAGGCAATTTTTGTCTTCACTGGAGTGTTGACCAGCACCGTTGGAAtagtcttcctcttcatcatgccTGATAATCAGCTCAATGCTAGATTCCTTACCAAAGAGGAGCGAGTGTTGGCCATTCAGCGAATCAAGGTTAACGAGCAGGGAATCGGAAACAAGCACTTCAAGTGGTATCAAGTCAAGGAAGCCTTGCTGGATCCCGCCATCTGGGGCTTTGTTTTCTATGCTCTGGTCGCCGATATTCCAAATggcggcatctccaacttcttcaGTCAACTTATTGTCTCATTTGGCTACACTCCCCAGCAGAGTCTACTCTATGGAACTCCTGGCGGAGCTGTCGAGGTCGTCGCCCTATTGCTCTGTGGATATTTGGGTGATCGCCTGGGAAGCCGCATCTTGGTGTGCATGTCAGGTCTTGTTGTGGCCATGATCGGAGTGATTATGATTGTTGCCATTCCATTGGATAAGCCTGCTGGTCGACTGGCCGGATACTATCTCACTCAG GCGAGCCCGACTCCGTTTGTTGCGCTGTTATCGTTGATTTCCACCAACGTCGCTG GATGGACTAAGAAGACAACCGTAGCAGCAATGTATCTGGTTGCATACTGTGTTGGAAACATTATCG GACCCCAAACATTCCGACCCTCCGATGCACCAGAGTACCGACCAGCCGAGATCACCATCCTGGTGTGCTGGGCGGCTTGCCTTGTGGATCTTGTGTTCATCTGGTGGTACTATCGTCGACAGAATCTCAAGAAGAGTCTCTTGCGGGCGGATCCGTCTTATACCAGGATTGAGAATCAGGAATTCCTCGACATGACGGATAAAGAGAACCCTGAATTCAACTATTCTCTATAG
- a CDS encoding plasma-membrane choline transporter domain-containing protein has protein sequence MGEADKYLQGDPQQQQQQQQQHPQYQDQAYNGNQQPVNGYQDHPYGPPPPYSFNPPQVHDEKYSFNDAFKLEKPKYNDWWAGLLFILAFAGYVAISGLAIHGYTKGFDGHGIYDDINSFSLNSNTIILFAFCLVIAFVFSYGYVWLARLFPKAFIWITGILNLAWALGTAIYYLIRGYWSAGIVFLIFAVFLIFAFWTWIGRIPFSALMLKTSIDVSKKYGHVYLVSLIGGLFATALAAWFSVTLVAIYVSYEPSPDNPRCSVSGNNCSHGKVIGLVVYVTFAMFWISEWLKSTIHTIIAGVYGSWYFSPHNFPKKATRGAAKRALTYSFGSICFGSLIVAFIQFLKQLCSVARSQGANEGGVGGWAAYAIFCILSCILAIIEWAVRFVNRYAFCHIALYGKAYIASAKDTWRMIKDRGIDALVNDCLVGPVLSFGAIFIGYACALFAYLYLLETDPPYNSNGGFTAVVMAYAFLIGFQIGHVFTTPLGSGIDTIFVAAGWDPQVMIRDHPELYQEMVRVYPRVQQAIH, from the exons ATGGGTGAGGCGGACAAGTACCTGCAGGGCGatccccagcagcaacagcagcaacagcagcaacatccGCAGTACCAGGATCAAG CATACAACGGCAACCAGCAGCCTGTCAACGGCTACCAAGATCATCCGTATGGACCGCCTCCGCCTTACAGCTTCAATCCTCCACAAGTCCACGACGAGAAATACTCGTTCAACGACGCCTTCAAGCTTGAAAAGCCAAAGTACAATGATTGGTGGGCGGGACTTCTT TTCATCCTTGCTTTCGCAGGATATGTGGCCATCTCAGGTCTCGCGATTCACGGCTACACAAAGGGCTTCGATGGCCACGGCATCTACGATGATATCAACAGTTTCTCGTTGAATAGCAATACCATTATACTGTTCGCCTTTTGTTTGGTCATCGCCTTCGTCTTTTCGTACGGATACGTCTGGCTGGCGCGCCTCTTCCCTAAAGCATTCATCTGGATCACTGGCATCCTCAATCTTGCATGGGCACTCGGTACAGCCATATACTATTTGATTAGGGGATACTGGTCTGCGGGCATAGTGTTCCTCATCTTTGCAGTCTTCCTCATATTCGCTTTCTGGACCTGGATTGGCCGGATTCCCTTCTCAGCCCTAATGCTCAAGACGAGTATTGACGTAAGTAAGAAATACGGCCATGTCTACCTTGTCAGTCTCATCGGAGGTCTCTTCGCGACAGCATTGGCTGCTTGGTTTTCGGTTACGCTTGTCGCAATTTACGTCTCTTACGAACCCTCGCCCGACAACCCACGATGCTCTGTCTCGGGAAACAACTGTAGCCATGGAAAGGTGATTGGCCTGGTCGTCTATGTGACATTCGCCATGTTCTGGATCTCCGAATGGTTAAAGAGTACCATCCATACCATCATCGCTGGTGTTTATGGATCTTGGTATTTCTCTCCTCATAACTTTCCCAAGAAAGCGACACGCGGTGCTGCCAAAAGAGCGCTCACCTACAGCTTTGGCTCCATCTGCTTTGGCAGTCTCATAGTAGCCTTTATCCAGTTTCTGAAGCAATTGTGCAGTGTTGCTCGATCTCAGGGTGCTAACGAGGGTGGTGTTGGCGGCTGGGCTGCCTATGCTATTTTCTGCATCCTGAGCTGCATATTAGCCATCATCGAATGGGCTGTGCGCTTTGTCAATCGATACGCATTTTGTCACATTGCCCTCTATGGCAAAGCCTACATTGCGTCAGCCAAGGACACCTGGAGAATGATTAAGGATCGCGGCATTGATGCTCTAGTCAAC GACTGTCTTGTCGGTCCGGTTCTCTCTTTCggcgccatcttcatcggctATGCGTGCGCCCTCTTTGCCTATTTGTACCTCCTCGAGACCGACCCCCCATATAATAGCAATGGAGGCTTCACTGCCGTTGTTATGGCCTACGCGTTCTTGATTGGCTTCCAGATCGGGCACGTCTTCACGACCCCTCTTGGCAGTGGTATTGACACCATCTTTGTTGCCGCGGGCTGGGATCCCCAGGTCATGATAAGAGACCACCCCGAGCTATATCAAGAGATGGTCAGGGTCTATCCAAGGGTTCAGCAAGCTATTCATTGA
- a CDS encoding sugar transporter domain-containing protein, with amino-acid sequence MAVTPEREDVLDEYVDIDPAAAIATDDEHSLSIKEAFKRYPSSVFWAIAMSLTIVMEGYDTILIGSLFAYPSFVDKYGVYESNLGQKSITGAWQAGLVNASSCGAVIGLVINGYVTEKFGHRIVTMTALIVMSAFIFITFFAPSIQVLTAGQVLVGIPWGIFAIMGSAYSSEVCPLALRGYLTSFVNICWVIGQFVAAGVLQGLVSNNTVWSFRIPFAIQWAWPIPLFILALLAPDSPWWLVRKGRLADAEKSIRKLSSGLTDTQVKQKLAMMVHTDKFEKAVQAESSYRDCFKGTNLRRTEIACMILSAQTLPGEAMCYSASYFFTQAGLPSADAYKLNLGSIALAFIATCLSWVLMTFFGRRTLLITGLGLLTLDLLVIGCLSYAAGSSAQWAQSALAMLWLGIYSATLGPQSFALAAEISATRLRSQTISLARNAYNVVNIVDNTVESYLINPTEANLKGKTAFFWFGLGVLTTTWAVFRLPETKNRTYEELDVLFERHVPAWKFSSAQIDVVAETEIIQAGEKGDKAQQIEFAEAV; translated from the coding sequence ATGGCTGTCACACCGGAGCGTGAAGATGTTCTTGATGAATATGTGGACATCGACCCAGCGGCAGCCATCGCGACAGATGATGAGCACTCTCTGTCCATCAAAGAGGCCTTCAAACGCTACCCATCGTCAGTGTTTTGGGCCATTGCAATGTCTCTGACCATTGTAATGGAAGGCTACGACACAATTCTCATTGGTAGCTTATTTGCATACCCCTCATTTGTCGATAAATACGGTGTCTATGAGTCGAATCTAGGGCAGAAAAGCATCACTGGCGCTTGGCAGGCAGGACTCGTCAACGCTTCTTCATGCGGTGCCGTTATAGGCCTCGTCATTAACGGCTATGTGACAGAGAAATTCGGTCACCGCATTGTTACAATGACTGCTCTTATTGTAATGTCGGCCTTCATCTTTATCACCTTCTTTGCTCCGTCCATCCAGGTTCTCACAGCTGGTCAAGTCTTGGTCGGCATCCCATGGGGCATCTTTGCGATAATGGGATCTGCATATTCCTCAGAAGTGTGTCCCTTGGCTCTGAGAGGTTATTTAACTTCTTTTGTCAATATTTGTTGGGTCATTGGCCAGTTCGTGGCTGCTGGAGTCCTTCAAGGTCTGGTTAGCAATAACACGGTGTGGTCATTCAGGATTCCGTTCGCCATTCAATGGGCATGGCCGATTCCTCTGTTCATTCTTGCTCTTCTAGCTCCAGACTCGCCGTGGTGGCTCGTCCGCAAAGGTCGGCTGGCTGATGCAGAGAAGTCCATCCGCAAACTGTCATCTGGTTTGACAGATACGCAAGTCAAGCAGAAACTTGCCATGATGGTCCATACCGACAAGTTTGAAAAGGCGGTTCAGGCTGAGTCGAGCTATCGCGACTGTTTCAAGGGCACCAACCTTCGTCGAACTGAAATCGCCTGCATGATACTCTCAGCACAGACACTTCCTGGAGAGGCAATGTGTTATAGCGCATCATATTTCTTCACGCAAGCAGGGCTACCATCTGCTGATGCATACAAACTAAATCTCGGAAGCATTGCGCTCGCCTTCATCGCTACCTGCTTGTCATGGGTTCTCATGACTTTCTTTGGGCGTCGAACACTTCTAATCACCGGCCTAGGCCTCCTAACGCTGGACTTACTTGTCATCGGCTGCCTATCATACGCAGCGGGATCATCAGCTCAATGGGCTCAATCAGCACTTGCTATGCTTTGGTTGGGAATTTACTCGGCCACTCTTGGCCCTCAGTCATTTGCCTTGGCTGCTGAAATTTCTGCCACGCGTTTGCGATCACAAACAATTTCTCTGGCTCGAAATGCTTACAACGTTGTAAATATTGTTGACAATACTGTCGAGTCTTATCTCATTAATCCCACGGAAGCCAATTTGAAAGGGAAGACGGCGTTCTTCTGGTTCGGCCTTGGGGTCCTCACAACAACGTGGGCAGTATTCAGGCTCCCGGAGACCAAGAATCGAACATACGAAGAACTAGACGTATTATTCGAAAGACATGTTCCGGCATGGAAATTTTCGTCTGCTCAAATCGACGTCGTGGCAGAAACCGAGATTATACAGGCAGGCGAAAAGGGCGACAAAGCACAACAGATCGAGTTTGCAGAAGCAGTTTaa
- a CDS encoding ADP-ribosylglycohydrolase domain-containing protein, with protein sequence MEAEAFVSKDINHLLDIGLSVIPRDSLIARVIGKVRDWVAEDGDWMKTRQRIEDSHGYDKFHGVCHVIPNHAIMVMAVLYASTDFDEAMHIINTCGWDTDCNSGNVGCLVATMLGLSAFQGPYDWRGPLADRALISSADGGYSINNAVRISYDIANIGRRLAGYKTLEPPKGGAQFHFSLPGSTQGFQLSRPSGAQQSISATLQQRVDDQHGPGLAIDVENFDQGQDQLEILTQTFTPKEVLYMKTYELMASPLVYPGQTVTAKIRASSEGDGQVVVELRLKVYSRNDELVTVDGPSATLKPGEESLLDWTIPDEIDSQPIQKIGIALSPSTATTYRGTVWLDSLSWTGVPNMVVRKPLQEPCEFWRRAWVNGADNFSTSSFIIAQGQGEGIITYGTREWDNYSVTVPNFMIKFGAPAGVAIRVQGLNRYYAVFFTEDKRITLVKALDAQRIELASEAFPWDLDQKYKVILTACNDLIRVRVGNVELQIADNQYASGGIGLIATDGCVSADSFIVAPSSSA encoded by the coding sequence ATGGAAGCAGAAGCCTTTGTCTCGAAGGATATCAATCACCTTCTAGATATTGGCCTCTCTGTCATTCCTAGAGATTCTCTCATTGCCCGTGTGATAGGCAAAGTTCGAGATTGGGTcgcagaagatggagactgGATGAAGACTCGCCAGCGTATAGAGGATTCACATGGGTATGACAAGTTCCATGGAGTATGTCACGTCATCCCTAATCATGCCATTATGGTAATGGCTGTACTCTACGCCAGTACCGATTTCGACGAGGCCATGCACATTATCAATACTTGCGGCTGGGACACGGATTGCAACTCTGGTAACGTGGGCTGTCTTGTAGCCACGATGCTCGGACTCTCTGCATTCCAGGGACCGTATGACTGGCGAGGCCCTTTGGCAGATCGTGCTCTCATCTCAAGCGCGGATGGTGGGTATTCTATCAACAATGCTGTCCGAATCTCATACGATATCGCAAACATTGGCCGACGTCTGGCTGGTTATAAAACACTTGAGCCTCCTAAAGGTGGTGCGCAATTCCATTTTAGCCTCCCAGGAAGTACCCAAGGCTTTCAACTTTCACGACCGTCTGGTGCTCAGCAGAGCATCTCGGCTACGCTGCAGCAAAGAGTTGACGACCAGCATGGTCCCGGACTAGCCATCGATGTGGAAAACTTTGACCAGGGACAAGACCAGCTTGAAATCCTTACTCAGACCTTTACCCCCAAAGAGGTTTTATACATGAAGACATATGAgttgatggcatcaccaCTGGTGTATCCTGGGCAGACAGTTACAGCCAAAATAAGAGCCAGCAGCGAGGGGGATGGCCAGGTAGTCGTTGAGTTGAGGCTGAAAGTATACAGTCGGAATGACGAATTGGTTACAGTAGATGGACCCTCCGCTACACTGAAACCAGGAGAAGAATCCTTATTGGACTGGACGATCCCGGACGAAATTGATAGCCAGCCTATTCAGAAAATCGGTATTGCCCTAAGTCCCAGCACAGCAACTACCTATAGAGGTACCGTTTGGCTTGATAGCCTCTCCTGGACAGGTGTGCCGAACATGGTAGTTCGTAAACCCCTACAAGAGCCATGCGAATTTTGGCGCCGGGCCTGGGTCAATGGTGCCGATAACTTCAGCacatcatcattcatcattgCCCAAGGACAGGGTGAGGGCATTATTACATATGGTACACGAGAGTGGGATAACTACAGCGTCACGGTACCCAACTTCATGATCAAATTCGGTGCTCCAGCTGGTGTAGCCATAAGAGTTCAAGGCCTTAATCGCTACTACGCGGTATTCTTCACTGAAGACAAAAGAATTACCTTGGTCAAGGCGCTGGACGCACAGAGAATTGAACTCGCAAGCGAGGCGTTTCCGTGGGACCTGGATCAAAAGTACAAAGTGATTCTAACGGCTTGTAATGATTTGATCCGAGTTCGTGTCGGTAATGTGGAATTACAGATTGCCGATAATCAGTATGCATCGGGAGGTATCGGACTTATAGCAACAGATGGGTGTGTGTCGGCGGATTCTTTTATAGTTGCGCCCAGTTCCTCGGCATAA